Proteins from one Kazachstania africana CBS 2517 chromosome 1, complete genome genomic window:
- the STO1 gene encoding Sto1p (similar to Saccharomyces cerevisiae STO1 (YMR125W); ancestral locus Anc_2.413): protein MFNRKRKGDFDDDEYYRDFKPRRPKRQRVPPVVQLCKEMMPDIRTIGESKKAFEDDIKFLSDAIINEYGQEEYFNNALLQTFTAVTFEQPQKLPAIALLTMTVNAGNEVAGKSILNHFFDLLQNICSEFIDNTTDSERVSNDTGSWNRIKLLLRFFSLVSPMLINDDVISLYKQFFELAVNLNNLNPEKRNALSEAIYTNTLLNIPYLFYFKKSKSEDTEALMNSVEELIKYVEENYVIKAADFDILKDYTKNSPYQIIELVQLALPNLKKALLNNMQEVSQLFYDWNNLLPVQAGNQGFNSALQLPTAEQLEPFSKLDKTSVGSVDGLWRVPRYVFHAYLPDTIGTDFETVIPIDTYAGQLFNDIVIDIVESLEFNRSEVAKQVISLNLFFKDDIFAPAGESIAQIAAIYEENPMASTFKLEDLTVETILSLIFKLPNVSQPFAYFYTLLVDICQNDPKAIAPVFGRAFRFFYNNIENLDFELKLRFLDWFSIQMSNFNFSWKWNEWEQDSIKYRKSFYNPKIVFIKNLIRKELRLTSNVAEVDDSLPNEFKQYLDSSYIPVNQLTAFYQNLFTSEFTVDVNDVTKNDLFFKQDSLPIESIVRDILDFMHKPNNTRDINELKTLLESLTNEYGSIMADRSRFIIVLLIQCLCHSGSRSLSHANKYISDLGSDLKEVFDTLEIEEDIKEYTIIEAVLSYWVKNSQTGYLIVDTMKFADLVKPKSIITFCFTEFNGSENYGLVDVTAIDSVFRTLSQELVSSPDSVELFEFVFEKLCKVMTSSIEQVGLSNNEEVTLPVINSADDMDVEDDLMKQDLLWKYDTAMCFAKSLLRKFSTQYKLLGPKFIGGFKDNVIPHEPTQRKLLTWINEVNEI from the coding sequence ATGTTTAACAGAAAGAGAAAGGGggattttgatgatgatgaatattACAGAGACTTTAAACCACGTCGTCCAAAGAGACAAAGAGTTCCACCAGTGGTTCAGCTTTGTAAGGAAATGATGCCAGATATCCGTACCATAGGTGAGTCAAAGAAAGCTTTCGAGGATGATATCAAGTTTTTAAGTGACGCTATTATTAATGAATATGGCcaagaagaatatttcaacaatGCTTTACTTCAGACTTTCACTGCTGTTACATTCGAACAACCACAGAAACTACCTGCCATTGCTCTCTTAACGATGACAGTCAATGCTGGCAATGAGGTTGCTGGGAAAAGTATCTTAAAccatttctttgatttattaCAAAACATTTGCAGcgaatttattgataatacGACAGACTCCGAACGTGTTTCTAATGATACTGGGTCATGGAATAGGATCAAGTTACTGTtaagatttttttcattagtaTCACCAATGTTGATCAATGATGATGTAATTTCACTCTATAAACAATTCTTTGAGTTAGCAGTGAACTTAAACAACTTGAATccagaaaaaagaaatgctCTATCTGAAGCCATTTACACTAATACTCTATTAAACATCCCATacttattttattttaaaaaatctaaATCTGAAGATACAGAAGCATTAATGAATAGtgttgaagaattaattAAATATGTCGAAGAAAATTACGTTATAAAAGCTGCTGACtttgatatattgaaagacTACACCAAGAACAGTCCATatcaaatcattgaattagTTCAATTGGCACTACCAAACTTGAAGAAAGCCTTATTAAACAACATGCAAGAAGTTTCTCAATTATTTTACGATTGGAATAATCTATTACCTGTTCAAGCAGGAAATCAAGGCTTCAATAGTGCTCTACAATTACCAACTGCTGAACAGTTAGAACCATTTAGTAAATTAGATAAAACATCTGTTGGTTCGGTAGATGGCCTATGGAGGGTACCAAGATATGTTTTTCATGCTTACTTACCTGACACCATCGGCACCGACTTCGAAACTGTCATCCCAATTGATACATATGCTGGTCAATTATTTAACGACATTGTCATTGACATTGTGGAAAGTTTAGAATTCAATAGAAGCGAGGTTGCTAAACAAGTTATTTCATTAAACTTATTTTTCAAGGACGATATCTTTGCCCCTGCAGGTGAATCTATCGCCCAAATTGCTGCAATCTATGAAGAGAATCCAATGGCTTCCACTTTTAAACTTGAAGATCTCACCGTTGAAACAATCTTAAGTCTAATCTTTAAATTACCGAATGTTTCTCAACCATTTGCTTACTTCTATACTTTGCTCGTTGATATCTGTCAAAATGACCCCAAAGCAATTGCACCAGTATTTGGTAGGGCATttagatttttttataacAACATAGAAAATCTAGACTTTGAGTTGAAACTAAGATTTTTGGACTGGTTCTCAATCCAAATGAGTAATTTCAACTTTTCATGGAAGTGGAATGAATGGGAACAAGACTCCATCAAATACAGAAAGTCGTTTTATAATCCGAAGATTGTTTTTATAAAAAACTTAATTCGTAAGGAACTGAGATTGACTTCGAATGTCGCTGAAGTGGATGACAGTCTTCCAAATGAGTTTAAGCAATACCTTGACAGTTCATATATTCCAGTGAATCAACTAACAGCgttttatcaaaatcttttcaCAAGCGAATTTACTGTTGATGTTAACGATGTTACCAAGAAcgatttatttttcaaacagGATAGCCTGCCAATAGAATCTATTGTTCGTGATATATTAGATTTTATGCATAAACCGAATAACACTAGAGACataaatgaattgaaaacacTACTAGAGTCTTTGACTAATGAATATGGCTCAATTATGGCGGACCGTAGCCGTTTTATCATAGTGTTATTAATACAATGTCTATGCCATTCAGGAAGTAGATCTTTATCTCATGCgaataaatatattagTGATTTGGGTAGTGACTTGAAGGAAGTCTTTGATACTTTAGAGATTGAGGAAGATATCAAGGAATATACTATAATCGAGGCGGTACTAAGCTATTGGGTTAAGAATTCTCAAACTGGTTACCTTATCGTCGATACCATGAAATTCGCTGATTTGGTGAAACCAAAATCAATCATAACTTTCTGTTTCACAGAATTCAACGGTTCTGAAAATTATGGTTTGGTCGATGTTACCGCAATCGACTCTGTGTTCAGAACCCTATCCCAGGAACTCGTGAGTTCACCAGACTCCGTTGAACTGTTCGAATTTGTTTTTGAGAAATTATGTAAAGTCATGACATCTTCAATTGAACAAGTTGGTCTTAGCAATAATGAAGAGGTTACTCTCCCTGTTATTAATTCTGCTGATGACATGGACGTTGAGGATGATTTAATGAAACAAGATTTACTTTGGAAGTACGACACTGCAATGTGTTTTGCCAAGAGTCTGttgagaaaattttcaactcAATACAAACTACTAGGTCCTAAATTCATCGGAGGTTTCAAAGACAATGTAATTCCACATGAACCTACTCAGAGAAAGCTATTAACTTGGATTAATGAGgttaatgaaatttga
- the POM152 gene encoding Pom152p (similar to Saccharomyces cerevisiae POM152 (YMR129W); ancestral locus Anc_2.406) — MDHNRHNVFTNTPRGNHWMGATPITRDTAYSTGHSKFNTSEDSQRRQYSGSKSEPKKPSIPLQSNPQHIVKRDSLPLISNEVLEFSKQRLLVFSIFMVIQGYKLYDLILLKNGLPVPGILLNSSYFNFITKYFIIDSMFLYFLPTFKIPRLTFKSIVVFCQIFAICAFTLFLAYADNLGFISVFIAIFKKVFFNKELSVTGASVHHNKIIDSSSHFKGALTIKILPENTAMLNPLHESYCLPMDDVSTTNFLEVPIRINSTSDIKFIQVEFRDLYTNSVETRNFSKNDIKLSKDSTSQETDLNIKHYLIPVNEIGFYQVKKILDSKNLPLKIHPAHLIVPHCPTVSLIGSGAGDRCVGDADDLSIEIHGVPPLKLSYSKIIDDQEFSYVDSNLQPEFFLSPLSSSVLSNQKSKKYLFSSNDLSDLTWARSHAVTIDLNSLTTKDGHYLYRIDKLVDSLGNTMDFNSIMSPSLRKDTHLVYEFNVHVIPRASLEEKFDSNSPTKRSLSFEFENFRKWKNDLPFNGRITYTDDDGNKESLEIKDIHSLSHSFAAELPGTYTLMGIESKFCPGVIIGKSNVLVTRPIPPNLDVKSSPIMDKCVGQIGLDFDLTFTGVPPYHFTAKIFKIENNGNKRLYDTKRLNSDGSRYQFSYNPTAEGNYEIIFDSLSNELFTDPISLQPVENFSFKTSMRVKPSAKINLGHHQKNKHLCLGESTIIPIAFKGEPPFTLDYDILEISTNKRSSYTVDKIETTSHDITTPFFEIGGDYILSLASIMDSSNCKVGLSEPDAKIHVRRDIPTASLNLPKEHEKNATFHIKQGAVLEIPLKLTGEGPFSVKYQHLDSSGNVIGTYKSDFKSNYKPFLRVSQVGRYRLIEMNDSGCPGKIENMDRQSFEVSFLERPSFAIQQSLLTTKKINKITDTIFSKETSCQGIEDKIDLVLNGSPPFKLHYEMITPNGRVLDEKIQVSTKYVSLKLPNDEPGEYVTTIKNVFDSNYQEDKGHFNAPENEIIVKQTVNPSPDIEFAGYGKTLRTCAANVDQVSLLSPIRLKVTQGKGPFTVIFNIYHESTSRIDQLTLKNVDPDNFPYQKLYEGLKLGNHDVSINKIIDSNGCSHDLIDSENRHIFISITDVPKIHLLDPSAQYCVGDYVAYQLNGLPPFTIKYDFNGVSLKSKEQSSQFVRLASEAGVISINSIQDSTSQCVVNFTKPGMESEFEKLVLNVHPIPSVTVSQGDYVIEDIHEGDQAEVIFSFEGTPPFSLTYVRTEEIDGSHGNKRQQVVETHKVTDIYAYEYRVVTSLQGTYEAIEISDAYCFAKNDAFFNNN, encoded by the coding sequence ATGGATCATAATAGACATAACGTCTTCACTAATACGCCTCGAGGTAACCATTGGATGGGTGCCACGCCCATAACGAGAGATACTGCGTATTCTACAGGCCATAGTAAATTTAACACATCAGAAGATTCTCAGAGGCGACAGTATTCTGGTTCTAAAAGCGAGCCAAAGAAGCCTTCAATTCCGTTACAAAGTAATCCACAGCACATCGTGAAGAGAGATTCATTACCGTTGATTTCTAATGAAGTTCTCGAGTTCTCAAAACAGCGTCTGCTagtattttcaattttcatgGTGATACAAGGTTATAAACTCTACGATTTGATCCTATTGAAGAATGGTTTGCCTGTACCGGGGATTCTTTTAAACAGTTCATATTTCAACTTCATAACGAAGTATTTTATCATAGATTCAATGTTTCTATATTTCTTACCCACTTTCAAGATCCCAAGATTAacattcaaatcaattgtTGTGTTTTGCCAAATATTCGCAATTTGTGCCTTCACTTTATTCCTTGCATATGCTGATAATTTAGGTTTTATATCTGTGTTCATCGCAATATTTAAAAAAGTCTTCTTTAACAAAGAACTCAGTGTCACAGGTGCGTCGGTTCATCATAACAAAATTATCGATTCCTCTTCACACTTCAAAGGTGCTTTAACAATTAAGATCTTACCAGAGAATACTGCAATGTTGAATCCACTACATGAATCATACTGTTTGCCAATGGATGACGTCTCCACTACAAACTTCCTCGAGGTTCCCATTAGAATCAATTCCACTTctgatatcaaatttattcagGTGGAATTTAGAGATTTATACACGAATTCCGTAGAgacaagaaatttttcaaaaaacgATATCAAGCTTTCAAAAGACTCAACCTCTCAGGAAACTGACCTCAACATCAAACATTATTTGATTCCAGTGAATGAAATTGGTTTTTATCaagttaaaaaaattttagattCTAAAAATCTGCCATTGAAAATCCATCCCGCTCACTTAATCGTACCACATTGTCCTACTGTATCGTTGATTGGTTCAGGTGCTGGTGACAGATGTGTAGGTGATGCAGATGATTTATCCATTGAAATCCACGGTGTACCACCATTGAAGTTATCTTActccaaaattattgacGATCAAGAGTTCTCATATGTTGACTCAAATTTACAACCTGAATTTTTCCTATCTCCACTATCTAGTTCTGTACTTTCCAATCAGAAGAGTAAGAAATACTTATTTAGTTCGAATGATTTAAGTGATTTAACTTGGGCTCGTAGTCATGCTGTGACAATcgatttgaattcattgacCACCAAGGATGGTCATTATTTGTACAGAATCGATAAATTGGTTGATAGTCTTGGCAATACCATGGATTTCAATTCCATTATGAGCCCAAGTCTAAGAAAGGATACGCATTTGGTTTATGAATTCAATGTTCATGTAATCCCAAGAGCCTCcttggaagaaaaattcgattCAAACTCTCCAACTAAGAGATcactttcttttgaattcGAGAACTTcagaaaatggaaaaatgatttaccGTTTAATGGCCGTATTACATACACCGACGACGATGGCAACAAAGAGTCCCTAGAAATAAAAGACATACACTCGCTATCGCATTCATTTGCTGCTGAACTTCCTGGAACATATACTTTGATGGGTATTGAATCTAAATTTTGTCCAGGTGTTATCATTGGTAAATCAAATGTTTTAGTAACGAGGCCAATTCCACCAAATTTAGATGTAAAATCTTCTCCAATAATGGATAAATGTGTGGGTCAAATCGGTTTAGACTTCGATTTGACATTTACAGGCGTGCCACCATACCATTTTACAGCtaaaatattcaagatagaaaataatggtaaCAAAAGATTATATGATACGAAGAGATTAAACTCCGATGGTTCTAGATACCAATTCAGCTATAATCCTACTGCAGAGGGCAACTATGAAATCATATTCGATAGTTTGTCCAACGAGTTGTTTACGGATCCAATAAGTCTACAACcagttgaaaatttctccTTTAAGACATCAATGAGAGTTAAACCAAGTGCAAAAATCAATCTTGGTCACCATcagaaaaataaacatCTATGTCTCGGTGAATCGACTATAATTCCAATCGCTTTTAAAGGGGAACCACCTTTCACTCTTGATTACGATATCTTGGAGATCTCAACAAATAAAAGATCGTCGTATACTGttgacaaaattgaaacaaCATCACATGATATCACAActccattttttgaaatagGTGGTGattatattctttctttagCCTCGATAATGGATTCATCCAATTGTAAAGTTGGATTAAGTGAACCAGATGCCAAGATTCATGTCAGAAGGGACATACCAACTGCTTCATTGAATCTTCCAAAGgaacatgaaaaaaatgcaaCTTTCCACATCAAGCAAGGTGCCGTACTGGAAATTCCTTTGAAGCTGACCGGGGAAGGTCCATTTTCTGTCAAGTACCAACATTTGGATAGCTCTGGCAACGTTATTGGAACATACAAGAGTGACTTTAAATCCAATTATAAACCATTTTTGAGAGTTAGTCAAGTTGGACGTTATAGATTAATTGAGATGAACGATTCAGGTTGTCCTGGTAAAATCGAAAATATGGATAGACAATCGTTTGAAGTTTCCTTTTTGGAGAGACCATCTTTTGCTATACAACAATCCTTATTAACGACGAAAAAGATTAATAAAATCACGGACACAATTTTCTCGAAGGAAACAAGTTGTCAAGGTAtagaagataaaattgatcttGTATTAAATGGGTCCCCACCATTTAAATTGCATTATGAAATGATTACACCAAATGGTAGAGTATTGGACGAAAAAATCCAAGTTTCCACAAAATATGTCTCGCTGAAACTACCAAATGATGAGCCAGGCGAATATGTTACcacaataaaaaatgttttcGATTCGAATTATCAAGAAGACAAAGGACATTTCAATGCaccagaaaatgaaataattgtGAAGCAAACGGTAAACCCATCACCAGATATTGAGTTTGCCGGTTACGGCAAAACATTAAGAACATGTGCTGCAAACGTAGACCAAGTTTCCCTTCTATCCCCAATTCGCCTGAAGGTAACACAAGGTAAGGGTCCTTTCACGgttatttttaatatctATCATGAAAGTACTTCAAGAATTGATCAACTAACCTTGAAAAACGTTGATCCAGATAATTTCCCGTACCAAAAGTTATATGAAGGCTTAAAGTTAGGGAACCATGATGTTTCTatcaacaaaataatagatTCAAATGGCTGCAGTCATGATTTGATCGATTCCGAAAATAGACACATCTTTATTTCGATAACGGATgttccaaaaattcatcttttGGATCCATCCGCGCAATATTGTGTGGGTGACTATGTTGCATACCAGCTAAATGGTCTACCGCCCTTCACAATTAAGTATGATTTCAACGGTGTTTCTCTAAAATCCAAAGAACAATCATCTCAATTCGTTAGACTTGCATCCGAAGCCGGTGTTATCTCGATCAATTCTATACAAGATTCCACCTCCCAATGTGTAGTCAACTTTACGAAACCTGGAATGGAATCAGAATTCGAGAAACTCGTTTTAAACGTTCATCCAATACCTTCGGTTACCGTTTCACAGGGTGATTATGTAATTGAGGACATTCATGAGGGTGACCAAGCTGAAGTAATATTCTCCTTCGAGGGTACTCCACCATTCTCCTTAACATACGTCAGAACAGAAGAAATAGACGGTTCTCATGGCAACAAGAGACAGCAAGTAGTTGAAACACATAAAGTGACAGATATCTACGCTTATGAGTATAGAGTTGTTACAAGCTTACAAGGTACTTATGAGGCCATCGAAATTTCTGATGCATACTGTTTTGCTAAGAATGAtgcatttttcaataataactGA
- the DLT1 gene encoding Dlt1p (similar to Saccharomyces cerevisiae YMR126C; ancestral locus Anc_2.412): MFSPKLIYWLYRGTFFILIVFCVGFSSVMPIDAIVRATGSENNALNTFIVIGALVVFALVCVILMAGRILFHNSCLIDVPRRYLPITSADLPHEPSRKLILNNMERSKELSILFKKPKHHIIHPGLEPPVSCDIPGVDKLFPEYLNYGNCIKFITSRLKYNGVFLAISGLPFDLEDTFSDILYKHFIENNLNKTQVVKAKRFIEIYEQYRFGRGEITRKEFIEFVEHCIYFSDLIMNSESYTTNANTRMNSARRGDNIASQNGYTDSTASSNSRMREYPDLDYATDESSSIKPYDGSSERDLPLKPTISKPSSFMGLPRKRIRTASIAKHLAPSSTSSVSSSSVSTSSSSSAPLDNTSQ; the protein is encoded by the coding sequence ATGTTCAGCCCCAAGCTTATATACTGGCTCTACAGGGGCACATTCTTCATACTGATTGTATTTTGTGTGGGCTTTTCCTCTGTAATGCCCATTGATGCCATCGTGAGGGCAACAGGATCAGAAAATAATGCTTTAAACACGTTTATTGTCATTGGTGCTCTGGTGGTTTTTGCACTTGTTTGTGTTATATTAATGGCAGGAAGGATACTATTCCATAATAGTTGTCTAATTGATGTCCCCAGACGATATTTACCTATAACATCGGCAGACCTACCCCATGAGCCCAGCAGGAAACTAATTTTAAATAACATGGAAAGATCCAAGGAATTGAGTATATTGTTTAAAAAACCAAAGCATCATATTATACATCCTGGATTAGAGCCCCCTGTAAGTTGTGATATTCCAGGCGTTGACAAGCTCTTCCCTGAATATCTTAACTACGGTAATTGTATAAAGTTTATTACAAGTCGATTGAAATATAACGGGGTATTCCTTGCCATCTCAGGTTTGCCATTTGATTTGGAGGACACATTTAGTGATATTCTTTACAAACATTTTATAGAgaacaatttgaataaaacaCAAGTAGTCAAGGCAaaaagatttattgaaatttacGAACAATATAGATTTGGTAGGGGAGAAATCActagaaaagaatttattgagTTTGTTGAACATTGTATCTATTTCTCAGACTTAATTATGAACTCTGAATCGTACACTACTAATGCAAATACTCGAATGAATTCTGCCCGTCGTGGTGACAACATAGCCTCACAGAACGGTTATACCGATAGTACTGCATCTTCGAATAGTCGCATGAGAGAATATCCTGATCTTGACTATGCTACTGATGAATCAAGCAGTATCAAACCCTATGACGGATCCTCAGAAAGGGATCTGCCTCTGAAACCGACGATTTCAAAACCTTCATCGTTCATGGGATTACCGCGTAAGCGTATACGGACAGCTTCGATTGCAAAACACTTGGCTCcatcttcaacttcttccgtttcatcatcttctgtATCTACATCATCGTCATCCTCTGCACCATTAGATAATACATCTCAATAG
- the SAS2 gene encoding histone acetyltransferase (similar to Saccharomyces cerevisiae SAS2 (YMR127C); ancestral locus Anc_2.410), translating into MPGKKHQATVAGGEPSKLKVKKRGKKKTFLEKDHLYGILEKRNINRVKFGVDKVFDTWYGSNVYFNLDTLKLGCIEDDDDDDEHNNVDTNAAESIWLDTLYVCEYCFKYTDNNVKLMKHSQLCSFKRKAPGRIKYKSPEYTIRRVKGSKHKLFCQCLCLFTKLFLDNKSMFFRLDNYDFYILYETGSTKPMGFFSKDLVSYNQNNLACILVFPPYQRRNLGTLLIEFSYKLSKLDSIVSGPEVPLSPFGLISYLKVWSQLLCYHLLEGDLTTMGGISLKQLSSVTGLRINDIIMTLKHLNCIGDDNKIYLSILRTWMNKHGKNGFMVQDEYLLLDD; encoded by the coding sequence ATGCCTGGCAAGAAACATCAAGCAACGGTGGCTGGAGGCGAGCCGAGTAAGTTGAAGGTGAAGAAGAGAGGCAAGAAGAAGACGTTTCTGGAGAAGGATCATTTGTACGGTATCTTGGAGAAGAGAAACATCAACAGGGTGAAGTTTGGCGTCGATAAGGTGTTTGACACATGGTACGGTAGTAATGTGTATTTTAATCTGGATACATTGAAATTGGGTTGTATAGAggacgatgatgatgatgatgaacaTAACAATGTTGATACAAATGCTGCTGAGTCCATCTGGTTGGACACCTTGTATGTCTGTGAATATTGCTTCAAATACACAGATAACAACGTAAAGTTGATGAAACATTCTCAATTGTGCAGTTTCAAAAGGAAAGCACCCGGTAGAATCAAGTATAAATCTCCAGAGTACACTATACGAAGAGTGAAGGGATCCAAACACAAGTTGTTTTGTCAATGTCTGTGTCTGTTCACTAAGTTGTTTCTGGATAACAAGTCTATGTTTTTCAGATTGGATAATTACGATTTTTACATTTTGTATGAAACAGGTTCCACCAAGCCAATGGGGTTTTTCTCAAAAGACCTGGTTTCATATAATCAGAACAATTTAGCCTGTATTTTGGTTTTCCCACCATATCAAAGGCGTAATCTCGGTACGTTGTTGATTGAGTTCTCATACAAGTTATCGAAATTGGATAGTATCGTCTCTGGACCAGAAGTTCCCTTGTCACCCTTTGGCTTGATAAGTTATCTGAAAGTCTGGTCCCAGCTACTGTGCTACCATTTGCTTGAAGGAGATCTAACCACCATGGGCGGTATTTCTTTGAAGCAATTATCTTCAGTGACGGGACTGAGAATCAACGATATTATTATGACtttgaaacatttgaaTTGCATAGGAGAcgataataaaatatatttgagTATCCTAAGAACCTGGATGAATAAACATGGCAAGAACGGTTTCATGGTTCAGGATGAATATCTGTTATTGGACGATTAG